One segment of Theobroma cacao cultivar B97-61/B2 chromosome 9, Criollo_cocoa_genome_V2, whole genome shotgun sequence DNA contains the following:
- the LOC18588267 gene encoding copper transporter 5 gives MMHMTLYWGKDVTLLIDSWKTDSWLSYLLTLVACFLFSSFYQYMEDRRLRFNTLASSNPSQPSSTGAAVPLLSKSRRSAKFATAVLFGINSAIGYLLMLAIMSFNAGVFLAVVSGLAVGYLFFRCADEDTVIVDNACACA, from the coding sequence ATGATGCACATGACCTTATATTGGGGAAAAGACGTAACTCTCCTCATCGACTCCTGGAAAACCGATTCATGGCTGAGTTACCTCCTCACTCTAGTCGCTTGCTTCCTCTTCTCTTCCTTTTACCAGTACATGGAAGATCGACGCCTCCGTTTCAATACCCTCGCTTCCTCTAACCCATCCCAGCCCTCCTCCACCGGCGCCGCCGTACCTCTCCTCTCCAAATCGCGCCGCTCTGCTAAATTCGCGACGGCCGTGCTTTTTGGAATCAACTCGGCGATCGGATATCTCCTGATGTTGGCCATCATGTCGTTCAACGCAGGCGTTTTCTTGGCCGTCGTTTCGGGACTCGCTGTTGGGTACCTGTTCTTCAGGTGCGCCGATGAGGACACCGTGATTGTGGACAACGCTTGCGCTTGTGCTTGA
- the LOC18588270 gene encoding guanine nucleotide-binding protein subunit gamma 3, which translates to MAARAGGSSSVRSLPPPCPKSPPDYPDLYGKRREAAKVQVLEREISFLEEELKSVEGLQPASRCCKEVTDFVMANSDPLIPTSRKNRKSCRFWKWLCGMPCFNLSWICCCCYSGCSCHLKCPRCSDCNLCDCNLCNCSSFDCSSCIYSSRNSRSCNCTSCDCSSCNCCPSNCTSCDCSSCNCCPSSCSSCKCGSCKCSSCKCSSCACSSCKCYSCNCNSCLSCCAMPKWLCCSCPKSNCCRKISCSRNCCICRFPSCTDCCCCTWRCSRPKCPKVRLCCSCTKTCCNPCCLLF; encoded by the exons ATGGCTGCAAGGGCAGGAGGTTCTTCCTCTGTGCGGTCTCTGCCTCCACCATGTCCGAAATCCCCGCCAGACTATCCGGATTTGTATGGGAAGCGAAGGGAAGCGGCTAAGGTTCAGGTGCTCGAGAGAGAGATCAGTTTTCTTGAG GAGGAGTTAAAATCTGTTGAAGGCCTCCAACCTGCTTCCAGATGCTGCAAAGA GGTTACAGATTTTGTGATGGCAAACTCAGACCCTCTAATACCAAC AAGCCGGAAGAATCGAAAGTCATGTCGCTTTTGGAAGTGGCTTTG TGGAATGCCCTGCTTTAACTTGTCTTGGATCTGCTGTTGTTGCTATTCTGGGTGCTCTTGCCATCTGAAATGCCCACGTTGCAGTGACTGTAATCTGTGTGACTGCAATTTATGCAACTGCAGCTCCTTTGACTGCAGCTCATGCATTTACAGCTCACGTAACAGCAGGTCCTGCAACTGCACCTCATGTGACTGCAGTTCATGCAACTGCTGCCCATCTAATTGCACCTCATGTGACTGCAGTTCATGCAACTGCTGCCCATCTAGCTGCAGTTCATGTAAATGCGGTTCATGTAAATGCAGTTCATGTAAATGCAGCTCTTGTGCCTGTAGTTCATGTAAATGCTATTCATGTAACTGCAATTCATGTTTAAGCTGCTGCGCCATGCCAAAGTGGCTGTGTTGCTCTTGTCCTAAATCCAATTGCTGCAGAAAGATCTCATGCAGCCGAAACTGTTGCATTTGTCGATTTCCTTCATGCACAGATTGCTGTTGTTGCACATGGCGATGCTCTCGCCCTAAATGTCCGAAGGTACGCCTTTGCTGCAGTTGTACAAAAACCTGTTGTAACCCATGCTGCCTATTATTCTAA
- the LOC18588268 gene encoding protein LURP-one-related 6, with product MAAAKASAMPLISKLYCSSSQVVLVVRRRPHVVNGGGFVVTDCSQKVVFRIDGCGVLGTKGELVLRDGNGDALLLIRRKGGMVEALSIHKRWKGYTFDYEGSQKLVFTLKEPRSSCLAKNNAIRIATEPKGSSFEIKGYFPDRNCSIIDSIGNIVAQIGVMKEVDELMASKDLYHVVVNPGIDQAFVFGVISVLDYIYGESTRC from the exons ATGGCAGCAGCAAAAGCAAGCGCAATGCCGCTTATCAGTAAGCTCTACTGTTCTTCTTCTCAGGTAGTGCTTGTGGTTAGGAGGAGGCCACATGTAGTGAATGGAGGTGGTTTCGTGGTCACCGATTGTAGCCAGAAGGTTGTTTTCAGGATTGACGGTTGTGGGGTTCTTGGTACTAAAGGGGAGCTGGTTCTGAGAGATGGAAATGGGGATGCTTTGCTTCTCATACGTCGAAAG GGAGGGATGGTTGAGGCCCTAAGCATACATAAAAGATGGAAAGGTTACACTTTTGACTACGAAGGATCACAAAAGTTGGTATTCACCTTGAAGGAGCCCCGGTCCAGTTGTTTAGCAAAAAACAATGCCATCAGAATCGCCACGGAGCCAAAAGGAAGCAGCTTTGAGATTAAAGGCTATTTCCCAGATAGAAACTGCAGCATCATTGATTCTATAGGCAACATTGTCGCTCAG ATTGGAGTGATGAAGGAAGTAGACGAGTTGATGGCGAGTAAAGATCTTTATCATGTCGTGGTAAATCCTGGAATCGatcaagcttttgtttttggaGTCATTTCTGTTCTTGATTACATATATGGTGAATCTACCAGGTGCTGA